Proteins from a genomic interval of Oncorhynchus clarkii lewisi isolate Uvic-CL-2024 chromosome 13, UVic_Ocla_1.0, whole genome shotgun sequence:
- the LOC139364843 gene encoding inward rectifier potassium channel 4-like, with amino-acid sequence MGTARANRYSFAATDEEGLKISTLGLHNGHSSPNSRFLSPSGTSGGDRISGATGRRMNNYNGKISTTGSSQLRSRFVKKNGHCNVVFSNMEEKSQRYLADIFTTCVDIRWRYLLLLFCSTFLSSWMFFGIIFYSVSRAHGDFDEHPGMSSSSGLEENGLGVGEVEGVQKKWQPCLLHVEGFVGAFLFSVETQTTIGYGWRCVTEECPVAVITVVVQSIVGCIIDSFMLGTIMVKMARPKKRNQTLLFSKTAVISLRDGKLCLMWRVGNLRRSHIVEAHVRAQLIRPYVTAEGEFIPLEQRDLNVGYDEGIDRLFLVSPLVIVHEIDEDSPLYTVSRADLESDDFEIVVILEGMVEATAMTTQARSSYLAKEILWGHRFEPVIFEDRTKYQVDYARFHKTYEVPSTPHCSAKELSETASRPASSASSHSLFPTSPRITQHLVTPHSPSAFCYENEVALSCGEDEDELDRQKGKDREEERRNSVSVDFHNLFQDTATMTSGSSMLCVLDNQMDFDILQTTITRDPLTYKSESGI; translated from the coding sequence AGTGGCACATCCGGAGGAGATAGGATATCAGGAGCCACAGGTCGTAGGATGAACAATTACAACGGAAAGATCTCTACTACAGGATCGAGCCAACTAAGAAGTCGCTTCGTCAAGAAAAATGGCCATTGCAACGTGGTGTTCTCTAACATGGAGGAGAAATCACAACGTTACCTGGCCGACATCTTTACCACCTGCGTGGACATCCGCTGGAGATACTTACTACTCCTCTTCTGCTCGACCTTCCTGTCCTCCTGGATGTTTTTTGGAATAATCTTCTATTCAGTTTCCAGAGCCCATGGGGATTTTGATGAGCACCCTGGAATGAGTTCCTCTTCGGGGTTGGAAGAGAATGGGCTTGGGGTTGGTGAAGTTGAAGGGGTGCAGAAAAAGTGGCAGCCATGCCTCCTTCATGTGGAGGGCTTCGTCGGAGCCTTCCTATTCTCCGTCGAGACCCAGACCACCATTGGTTATGGGTGGCGCTGTGTCACTGAGGAGTGCCCTGTGGCAGTGATCACAGTGGTGGTCCAGTCCATAGTGGGCTGCATCATTGACTCCTTCATGCTTGGCACAATCATGGTCAAAATGGCACGCCCTAAGAAGAGGAACCAGACCCTGCTGTTCTCGAAAACCGCTGTGATTTCCCTGCGCGATGGCAAGCTGTGCCTCATGTGGCGGGTGGGTAACCTGCGCAGGAGCCACATCGTGGAGGCCCATGTGCGGGCACAGCTCATTCGACCCTACGTCACGGCAGAGGGAGAGTTTATCCCTCTAGAGCAGAGGGATCTCAACGTAGGCTACGACGAAGGCATTGACCGTCTCTTCCTGGTTTCTCCTCTGGTTATCGTCCATGAGATCGACGAGGACAGCCCCCTGTATACTGTGAGCCGGGCTGATCTGGAGTCTGATGACTTTGAGATTGTAGTGATCTTGGAGGGCATGGTGGAGGCCACCGCCATGACCACCCAGGCCCGCAGCTCCTATCTGGCCAAGGagatcctatgggggcataggtTTGAGCCTGTGATCTTTGAGGACCGAACCAAGTATCAGGTGGACTATGCTCGCTTCCACAAGACCTACGAGGTGCCCTCCACACCCCACTGCAGCGCCAAGGAGCTCAGTGAGACGGCCAGCCGGCCTGCCTCATCCGCCTCCTCCCACTCACTATTCCCAACCAGCCCCAGAATCACCCAGCACCTCGTAACCCCCCACTCCCCCAGCGCCTTCTGCTATGAGAATGAGGTAGCACTGAGCTGTGGAGAGGACGAGGATGAACTGGATAGGCAAAAGGGAAAAGacagggaggaggaaaggaggaattCAGTTTCTGTAGACTTTCATAATTTGTTTCAGGACACAGCCACAATGACATCCGGCAGCAGCATGCTGTGTGTTTTGGACAATCAGATGGATTTTGACATCCTACAGACGACCATTACTCGTGATCCACTGACATATAAAAGTGAGTCAGGAATCTGA